One Ahaetulla prasina isolate Xishuangbanna chromosome 1, ASM2864084v1, whole genome shotgun sequence DNA window includes the following coding sequences:
- the RNASEH2B gene encoding ribonuclease H2 subunit B isoform X2, with translation MPSGKGKPAAALAAKPGGGSSRQWVVVLPETATDLPKKPGAGPLFTRLPHPSTGQAALYLFGSDACEIFEIRAFHEEYRSWFISQEVQYDGRLFFATPMDPLFLVLFYLMKAEKEQGKFQPLDQVLVDEEFSSSIQLLQCTNISQSIDHIAEQKEIDSKKFFRYSEKKTLTWLNKKVNQLVKVLKENNIPVGGKVQAATFISNNQANSCTEEDYICYAHGLISEYISEELSATLANYLRLPQGTELPTEPASKKRKLSDGPVEAEEDYTKFNTGDLKNKKVLRENPELFLFSL, from the exons ATGCCGAGCGGGAAGGGGAAACCTGCAGCGGCTCTGGCCGCAAAACCCGGCGGTGGCAGCAGTCGCCAATGGGTGGTTGTTCTCCCAG AAACGGCAACAGATCTCCCAAAGAAGCCGGGTGCTGGACCTTTATTTACAAGGCTGCCACATCCAAGTACAG GACAAGCTGCCCTTTATTTATTTGGTAGTGATGCATGCGAGATATTTGAAATAAGAGCTTTTCATGAAGAATACCGGTCATGGTTTATTAGTCAAGAAGTTCAATATG ATGGACGTCTGTTTTTTGCTACACCAATGGACCCTTTGTTTCTTGTGCTTTTTTACCTCATGAAAGCAGAGAAAGAG CAGGGAAAGTTTCAGCCACTGGATCAGGTTTTGGTGGATGAAGAGTTTTCTTCCAGCATACAATTGCTACAGTGCACAAATATTTCACAATCAATTGACCACATAGCTGAGCAAAAAG AAATAGATAGTAAGAAGTTTTTTAGATACAGTGAGAAGAAAACACTGACATGGCTAAATAAAAAG GTTAATCAACTGGTGaaagtattaaaagaaaataacataCCTGTTGGTGGAAAAGTACAGGCTGCTACATTTATCAGCAACAATCAGGCTAACAGTTGCACAGAAG aagATTATATTTGTTATGCTCATGGCTTAATATCAGAGTATATTTCTGAAGAGCTAAGTGCAACATTAGCTAATTATTTAAG ACTCCCACAAGGTACAGAACTTCCCACAGAGCCAGCATCAAAG AAAAGGAAACTATCAGATGGTCCTGTGGAAGCTGAGGAGGATTATACTAAATTCAATACTGGTGATCTGAAAAACAAAAAG
- the RNASEH2B gene encoding ribonuclease H2 subunit B isoform X3, with amino-acid sequence MPSGKGKPAAALAAKPGGGSSRQWVVVLPETATDLPKKPGAGPLFTRLPHPSTGQAALYLFGSDACEIFEIRAFHEEYRSWFISQEVQYDGRLFFATPMDPLFLVLFYLMKAEKEQGKFQPLDQVLVDEEFSSSIQLLQCTNISQSIDHIAEQKEIDSKKFFRYSEKKTLTWLNKKVNQLVKVLKENNIPVGGKVQAATFISNNQANSCTEEDYICYAHGLISEYISEELSATLANYLRLPQGTELPTEPASKKRKLSDGPVEAEEDYTKFNTGDLKNKKQSSCQGQN; translated from the exons ATGCCGAGCGGGAAGGGGAAACCTGCAGCGGCTCTGGCCGCAAAACCCGGCGGTGGCAGCAGTCGCCAATGGGTGGTTGTTCTCCCAG AAACGGCAACAGATCTCCCAAAGAAGCCGGGTGCTGGACCTTTATTTACAAGGCTGCCACATCCAAGTACAG GACAAGCTGCCCTTTATTTATTTGGTAGTGATGCATGCGAGATATTTGAAATAAGAGCTTTTCATGAAGAATACCGGTCATGGTTTATTAGTCAAGAAGTTCAATATG ATGGACGTCTGTTTTTTGCTACACCAATGGACCCTTTGTTTCTTGTGCTTTTTTACCTCATGAAAGCAGAGAAAGAG CAGGGAAAGTTTCAGCCACTGGATCAGGTTTTGGTGGATGAAGAGTTTTCTTCCAGCATACAATTGCTACAGTGCACAAATATTTCACAATCAATTGACCACATAGCTGAGCAAAAAG AAATAGATAGTAAGAAGTTTTTTAGATACAGTGAGAAGAAAACACTGACATGGCTAAATAAAAAG GTTAATCAACTGGTGaaagtattaaaagaaaataacataCCTGTTGGTGGAAAAGTACAGGCTGCTACATTTATCAGCAACAATCAGGCTAACAGTTGCACAGAAG aagATTATATTTGTTATGCTCATGGCTTAATATCAGAGTATATTTCTGAAGAGCTAAGTGCAACATTAGCTAATTATTTAAG ACTCCCACAAGGTACAGAACTTCCCACAGAGCCAGCATCAAAG AAAAGGAAACTATCAGATGGTCCTGTGGAAGCTGAGGAGGATTATACTAAATTCAATACTGGTGATCTGAAAAACAAAAAG
- the RNASEH2B gene encoding ribonuclease H2 subunit B isoform X1 — protein MPSGKGKPAAALAAKPGGGSSRQWVVVLPETATDLPKKPGAGPLFTRLPHPSTGQAALYLFGSDACEIFEIRAFHEEYRSWFISQEVQYDGRLFFATPMDPLFLVLFYLMKAEKEQGKFQPLDQVLVDEEFSSSIQLLQCTNISQSIDHIAEQKEIDSKKFFRYSEKKTLTWLNKKVNQLVKVLKENNIPVGGKVQAATFISNNQANSCTEEDYICYAHGLISEYISEELSATLANYLRLPQGTELPTEPASKKRKLSDGPVEAEEDYTKFNTGDLKNKKASSKMSAAQKALAKVDKSGMKTMSSFFRPKTTPPK, from the exons ATGCCGAGCGGGAAGGGGAAACCTGCAGCGGCTCTGGCCGCAAAACCCGGCGGTGGCAGCAGTCGCCAATGGGTGGTTGTTCTCCCAG AAACGGCAACAGATCTCCCAAAGAAGCCGGGTGCTGGACCTTTATTTACAAGGCTGCCACATCCAAGTACAG GACAAGCTGCCCTTTATTTATTTGGTAGTGATGCATGCGAGATATTTGAAATAAGAGCTTTTCATGAAGAATACCGGTCATGGTTTATTAGTCAAGAAGTTCAATATG ATGGACGTCTGTTTTTTGCTACACCAATGGACCCTTTGTTTCTTGTGCTTTTTTACCTCATGAAAGCAGAGAAAGAG CAGGGAAAGTTTCAGCCACTGGATCAGGTTTTGGTGGATGAAGAGTTTTCTTCCAGCATACAATTGCTACAGTGCACAAATATTTCACAATCAATTGACCACATAGCTGAGCAAAAAG AAATAGATAGTAAGAAGTTTTTTAGATACAGTGAGAAGAAAACACTGACATGGCTAAATAAAAAG GTTAATCAACTGGTGaaagtattaaaagaaaataacataCCTGTTGGTGGAAAAGTACAGGCTGCTACATTTATCAGCAACAATCAGGCTAACAGTTGCACAGAAG aagATTATATTTGTTATGCTCATGGCTTAATATCAGAGTATATTTCTGAAGAGCTAAGTGCAACATTAGCTAATTATTTAAG ACTCCCACAAGGTACAGAACTTCCCACAGAGCCAGCATCAAAG AAAAGGAAACTATCAGATGGTCCTGTGGAAGCTGAGGAGGATTATACTAAATTCAATACTGGTGATCTGAAAAACAAAAAG GCAAGCAGTAAAATGTCAGCTGCACAAAAAGCTTTAGCGAAAGTTGACAAGAGCGGCATGAAAACAATGTCTTCTTTCTTCAGGCCAAAAACTACACCACCAAAATGA
- the RNASEH2B gene encoding ribonuclease H2 subunit B isoform X4, with the protein MPSGKGKPAAALAAKPGGGSSRQWVVVLPETATDLPKKPGAGPLFTRLPHPSTDGRLFFATPMDPLFLVLFYLMKAEKEQGKFQPLDQVLVDEEFSSSIQLLQCTNISQSIDHIAEQKEIDSKKFFRYSEKKTLTWLNKKVNQLVKVLKENNIPVGGKVQAATFISNNQANSCTEEDYICYAHGLISEYISEELSATLANYLRLPQGTELPTEPASKKRKLSDGPVEAEEDYTKFNTGDLKNKKASSKMSAAQKALAKVDKSGMKTMSSFFRPKTTPPK; encoded by the exons ATGCCGAGCGGGAAGGGGAAACCTGCAGCGGCTCTGGCCGCAAAACCCGGCGGTGGCAGCAGTCGCCAATGGGTGGTTGTTCTCCCAG AAACGGCAACAGATCTCCCAAAGAAGCCGGGTGCTGGACCTTTATTTACAAGGCTGCCACATCCAAGTACAG ATGGACGTCTGTTTTTTGCTACACCAATGGACCCTTTGTTTCTTGTGCTTTTTTACCTCATGAAAGCAGAGAAAGAG CAGGGAAAGTTTCAGCCACTGGATCAGGTTTTGGTGGATGAAGAGTTTTCTTCCAGCATACAATTGCTACAGTGCACAAATATTTCACAATCAATTGACCACATAGCTGAGCAAAAAG AAATAGATAGTAAGAAGTTTTTTAGATACAGTGAGAAGAAAACACTGACATGGCTAAATAAAAAG GTTAATCAACTGGTGaaagtattaaaagaaaataacataCCTGTTGGTGGAAAAGTACAGGCTGCTACATTTATCAGCAACAATCAGGCTAACAGTTGCACAGAAG aagATTATATTTGTTATGCTCATGGCTTAATATCAGAGTATATTTCTGAAGAGCTAAGTGCAACATTAGCTAATTATTTAAG ACTCCCACAAGGTACAGAACTTCCCACAGAGCCAGCATCAAAG AAAAGGAAACTATCAGATGGTCCTGTGGAAGCTGAGGAGGATTATACTAAATTCAATACTGGTGATCTGAAAAACAAAAAG GCAAGCAGTAAAATGTCAGCTGCACAAAAAGCTTTAGCGAAAGTTGACAAGAGCGGCATGAAAACAATGTCTTCTTTCTTCAGGCCAAAAACTACACCACCAAAATGA